The Alosa sapidissima isolate fAloSap1 chromosome 5, fAloSap1.pri, whole genome shotgun sequence genome has a window encoding:
- the LOC121709769 gene encoding trace amine-associated receptor 13c-like: MEDPWRANRCYPALNSSCTKFVRSQALYIIMYIFLSSISVSTVLLNLLVIISISHFKQLHTPTNLLILSLAVADLLIGLTVMPVEGSRLIETCWYFGDMLCNIFPFIYLVAISGSLWSLVLVSIDRFIAISDPLRYSWKVTHNKVVIIVVLSWCFCLLYIFFFLYDYLTEMEPHRTCHGECLLTISFSWIVGDVFVSFIVPCSTVIILNMKIFCTAKYHTKVINSVTERERAGNKDTITSKKSSRKAAKTIGILVTVYLLCYMPYNLSIFSYGTDSYSYLFNCLLWIVYLNSCMNPIIYALFYPWFKVSTKHIITLAILHPGSSYFNVNSDVK, encoded by the coding sequence ATGGAAGACCCCTGGAGAGCTAATCGCTGCTATCCAGCCCTGAACTCTTCATGTACAAAGTTTGTCAGGTCACAGGCACTTTACATCATCATGTACATATTTTTGTCTTCAATATCTGTGTCCACTGTTCTTCTAAATTTGCTGGTGATCATCTCGATTTCTCACTTCAAGCAGCTTCACACTCCAACCAACCTGCTGatcctctctcttgctgtggCAGATTTATTGATCGGACTGACTGTCATGCCTGTGGAAGGGTCACgattaattgaaacatgctggtATTTTGGGGACATGCTGTGTAACATATTTCCGTTCATTTATTTAGTGGCTATTTCAGGATCTCTGTGGAGCCTTGTATTAGTTTCCATTGATCGTTTCATTGCCATCAGTGATCCTTTAAGGTACTCATGGAAGGTCACACACAACAAAGTAGTTATAATTGTTGTTCTTAGCTGGTGTTTTTGTCTACTTTatattttcttctttctttatgACTACCTTACTGAAATGGAGCCTCACAGGACATGTCACGGAGAGTGTCTGCTCACAATCAGTTTCTCATGgattgttggtgatgtttttgtgtCATTCATTGTGCCATGTTCCACGGTTATAATTTTAAACATGAAAATATTCTGTACAGCTAAGTATCATACAAAGGTGATTAACTCTgttacagaaagagaaagggctGGTAACAAGGACACAATAACAAGTAAGAAATCCAGCCGTAAAGCTGCAAAAACAATAGGGATACTCGTTACAGTTTATTTGCTCTGCTATATGCCATATAATTTAAGCATTTTTTCATACGGCACTGACTCATATTCTTATCTATTTAACTGTCTTCTATGGATTGTGTATCTCAACTCCTGCATGAACCCAATAATATATGCTTTATTTTACCCATGGTTTAAAGTCTCAACCAAGCATATCATCACCCTTGCAATACTTCATCCAGGTTCCTCTTACTTCAATGTAAATTCTGATGTGAAATAG
- the LOC121709771 gene encoding trace amine-associated receptor 13c-like, whose protein sequence is MEDPWRADRCYPALNSSCTKFVRPQALYIIMYIFLSSISVSTVFLNLLVIISIFHFKQLHTPTNLLILSLAVADFFIGLTVMPVEGSQLIETCWYFGDMLCNIFHFIYSVALSGSLWSLVLISIDRFIAVSDPLRYSLKVTHNKVVIIVVLGWCICLLYMFFLLYDHLTQMEPHRTCHGECLLTISFSWIVGDVFVSFIVPCSTVIILNMKILCTAKYHTKVINSVTERERAGNKDTITSKKSSRKAEKTIGVLVTVYLLCYMPYNLSIFAYGPDSLPYLFNCLLWIMYLNSCMNPIIYALFYPWFKVSTKQIITLAILHPGSSYLNVNSDVK, encoded by the coding sequence ATGGAAGACCCCTGGAGAGCTGATCGCTGCTATCCAGCCCTGAACTCTTCATGTACAAAGTTTGTCAGGCCACAGGCACTATACATCATCATGTACATATTTTTGTCATCAATATCTGTGTCTACCGTGTTTCTAAACTTGCTGGTGATCATCTCGATTTTTCACTTCAAGCAGCTTCACACTCCAACCAACCTGCTCatcctctctcttgctgtggCAGATTTCTTTATCGGACTGACTGTCATGCCTGTGGAAGGGTCAcaattaattgaaacatgctggtATTTTGGGGACATGCTGTGTAACATATTCCATTTCATTTATTCTGTGGCTCTTTCAGGATCTCTGTGGAGCCTTGTATTAATTTCCATTGATCGTTTCATTGCAGTCAGTGATCCTTTAAGGTACTCATTGAAGGTCACACACAACAAAGTAGTTATAATTGTTGTTCTAGGCTGGTGTATTTGTCTACTTTATATGTTCTTCTTGCTTTATGACCACCTAACTCAAATGGAGCCTCACAGGACATGTCACGGAGAGTGTCTGCTCACAATCAGTTTCTCATGgattgttggtgatgtttttgtgtCATTCATTGTGCCTTGTTCCACGGTTATAATTTTAAACATGAAAATATTGTGTACAGCTAAGTATCATACAAAGGTGATTAACTCTgttacagaaagagaaagggctGGTAACAAGGACACAATAACAAGTAAGAAATCCAGCCGTAAAGCTGAAAAAACAATAGGGGTACTCGTTACAGTTTATTTGCTCTGCTATATGCCATATAATTTAAGCATTTTTGCATACGGCCCTGACTCATTACCTTATCTATTTAACTGTCTTCTATGGATTATGTATCTCAACTCCTGCATGAACCCAATAATATATGCTTTATTTTACCCATGGTTTAAAGTCTCAACCAAGCAAATCATCACCCTTGCAATACTTCATCCAGGTTCCTCTTACCTCAATGTAAATTCTGATGTGAAATAG